From a single Arachis hypogaea cultivar Tifrunner chromosome 3, arahy.Tifrunner.gnm2.J5K5, whole genome shotgun sequence genomic region:
- the LOC112789930 gene encoding uncharacterized protein gives MGTISQDHAKLDSDTIADAIRPLVKADPSIKVKPVIAEVQGKFNYIVSYRKVWLAKQKAVAKIFGDWEVSYQTLPVWLKAMTVNMPRSRVQIKTLPVYHESEEVQGVRVLHRVFWSFYPCIVAFKHCKLLVQVNGMHLYGKYKGALLVAVAQDGNQNIVPIAFAIVEGETADVWGFFLTNLRRYVVTIDGVGIISDRHTSIDAAIARSNGAWSPPRAWHMYYIRHIGSNFLRRFKAPYLHKLVVNTGYSRTEQEYNKNYQRLKERGEAYTQWCDEIGVERWVLAFDGGHRWGHMTTNLVECINSVLKGARNLPVTALVQSTFYRLNELFTRKSTEAHECRRNGFTYSEFATKRVEESFRRAGNIVVNRFDRRNEMFEVCEMQDGTIYTVNLAQRHCDCGHFQVERLPCRHVFACCANQRLDWQVYVHDVYTISEICKLYRGEFVLMGDPSTWDRYEGAKVIANWTLRRATKRRPKSTRYLNEMDSRDMRGPRRCTTCGREGHSRSRCPQRAGPSSAGGH, from the exons ATGGGcacgatttcacaagatcatgccaagttggactcAGACACAATTGCAGATGCCATTAGGCCGTTGGTCAAAGCAGACCCCTCAATAAAGGTGAAGCCTGTTATTGCAGAAGTTCAAGGCAAGTTCAACTATATTGTGAGCTACCGCAAGgtttggttggcaaagcagaaagctGTCGCAAAAATTTTTGGTGATTGGGAAGTTTCTTACCAGACTCTGCCAGTATGGTTGAAAGCAATGACAGTGAATATGCCAAGGTCTCGTGTTCAAATTAAAACGCTCCCCGTTTACCATGAGAGTGAGGAGGTTCAAGGTGTAAGAGTTTTGCACCGCGTTTTTTGGAGCTTCTATCCGTGTATTGTAGCATTCAAACACTGCAAGCTACTGGTGCAGGTTAATGGCATGCACCTATACGGAAAATATAAAGGAGCACTTCTGGTAGCAGTTGCACAAGATGGGAATCAAAACAttgtgcctattgcatttgcAATTGTCGAGGGCGAGACAGCAGACGTGTGGGGATTTTTCCTAACCAATTTGCGGAGATATGTTGTTACCATTGATGGTGTGGGTATTATTTCTGACCGTCATACCTCCATCGACGCTGCAATAGCTCGCAGTAACGGTGCATGGTCACCACCAAGGGCGTGGCACATGTATTACATCAGGCACATCGGGTCCAACTTCTTAAGGAGGTTCAAGGCTCCATATTTGCATAAACTTGTGGTGAATACAG GCTATTCTAGGACGGAGCAGGAGTACAACAAAAACTACCAAAGGCTTAAAGAGCGGGGTGAGGCATATACTCAATGGTGCGATGAGATCGGTGTTGAGAGATGGGTGTTGGCATTCGATGGTGGTCATCGTTGGGGACATATGACGACAAACTTGGTAGAGTGCATAAATTCTGTCTTGAAAGGTGCACGCAACCTTCCTGTAACTGCCCTTGTCCAGTCAACTTTTTATCGGCTGAATGAGTTGTTCACTCGGAAGAGTACCGAGGCTCATGAGTGTCGCCGCAACGGATTCACGTATTCAGAATTTGCAACGAAGAGAGTTGAAGAAAGCTTCCGACGTGCAGGAAACATTGTGGTCAACCGGTTCGATAGGCGCAACGAGATGTTTGAGGTTTGCGAAATGCAAGATGGTACCATTTACACTGTTAACCTTGCGCAACGACACTGCGACTGTGGCCATTTCCAGGTCGAGCGACTTCCATGTCGTCACGTGTTTGCATGTTGCGCCAACCAACGTCTTGATTGGCAAGTGTACGTGCACGATGTGTACACGATTTCTGAAATTTGCAAGCTGTATAGAGGCGAGTTCGTTCTGATGGGTGACCCCTCCACGTGGGATAGATACGAAGGagcgaaggtgatcgccaactgGACATTGAGGCGCGCGACGAAAAGAAGACCGAAGTCAACCCgctacttgaatgagatggattcgCGTGATATGCGTGGTCCTCGTCGGTGCACTACATGTGGACGCGAGGGACATAGCCGCAGTCGATGTCCTCAGCGCGCAGGTCCAAGCTCCGCTGGAGGTCATTAG